Proteins encoded by one window of Sardina pilchardus chromosome 7, fSarPil1.1, whole genome shotgun sequence:
- the tulp1a gene encoding tubby-related protein 1, with protein MFQINGDKPQFVTKKKASKSEDDDESESESKPSKTKKKAPASSASMFQTGGDKHKSKEKEKGKDKGKDKGKDKDKEKDKEKDKKGKKKAKADDSDDEGTELTKKKKGKGKKGKKEERPPSPEIEFDDLEEFVLQPAPEGVTVKCKVTRDKRGMDRGFYPTYFIHLDNEKKTFLLAGRKRKKSATSNYLISIDATDLSRGGEHFVGKLRSNLVGTKFTVFDNGLNPDRALRDMSNARQELAAIIYETNVLGFKGPRKMTVVIPGMDEDSERVPIRARNDYDGLLMRYQNRQMDNLIELHNKTPVWNDDTASYVLNFNGRVTQASVKNFQIVHSKDNNYIVMQFGRVAEETFTLDFNYPMCAVQAFAIALSSFDGKLACE; from the exons ATGTTTCAGATAAATGGAGACAAACCACAGTTTGTCACAAAAAAGAAAG CTTCCAAGTCGGAGGACGATGATGAAAGTGAATCGGAGAGTAAACCTAGTAAAACCAAAAAGAAGGCCCCTGCAAGTTCTGCCTCAATGTTTCAAACCGGAGGAGACAAACACAagagcaaagagaaagagaaaggaaaagacaaagGAAAAGACAAAggcaaggacaaagacaaggaaaaagataaagaaaaagaTAAAAAGGGGAAGAAGAAGG caaaAGCTGATGATAGTGATGATGAGGGCACCGAGCTGACTAAAAAGAAGAAGGGCAAAGGCAAAAAGGGCAAAAAG GAGGAACGACCTCCATCACCTGAAATAGAGTTTGATGACCTGGAAGAGTTTGTCCTTCAGCCTGCTCCTGAAGGGGTCACTGTGAAATGCAAAGTCACGCGGGACAAAAGGGGAATGGACCGTGGCTTCTACCCCACATACTTCATACACCTGGACAATGAAAAGAAG ACCTTTTTGTTGGCTGGGAGGAAACGTAAGAAAAGCGCAACTTCAAATTACTTGATATCAATAGATGCCACTGATTTGTCACGAGGAGGTGAACATTTTGTGGGGAAGTTAAG GTCAAATCTTGTGGGCACCAAGTTCACTGTGTTTGATAACGGTCTTAATCCTGACCGAGCCCTCAGAGACATGTCCAATGCTCGGCAAGAGCTTGCTGCCATTATCTAT GAGACTAACGTTCTGGGTTTCAAAGGCCCAAGGAAGATGACTGTGGTCATCCCTGGGATGGACGAGGACAGTGAACGGGTGCCAATCCGAGCCCGCAAC GACTATGATGGGTTGCTGATGCGCTATCAAAACAGGCAGATGGACAACCTGATTGAGCTGCACAACAAGACTCCAGTTTGGAATGATGACACTGCGTCTTACGTACTCAACTTCAATGGTCGAGTCACGCAAGCTTCTGTGAAGAACTTTCAGATTGTCCACAGCAAAGACA ACAATTACATAGTGATGCAGTTTGGAAGAGTGGCTGAGGAAACCTTCACACTGGACTTTAACTACCCCATGTGCGCTGTTCAAGCCTTTGCCATCGCTCTCTCCAGTTTTGATGGGAAACTGGCCTGTGAATAG
- the tead3a gene encoding transcriptional enhancer factor TEF-5 — MRVKPGALMALSLLLTFQDCLADIYECLMVGAFAHDGLDVRGSRLGPGGAATIASNEWSANGSPEEGREDGADGLDKAGIDGDAEGVWSPDIEQSFQEALAIYPPCGRRKIILSDEGKMYGRNELIARYIKLRTGKTRTRKQVSSHLQVLARRKSREIQSKLKAMNLDQASKDKALQSMAALSSAQIVSASVMKSQLAHMSQPPYPPPTRFWPGPIPGQPGPSQDIKPFAQSPYPNLQPPVPTPISSYEPLSTPLPPAATAVPVWQDRTIASSKLRMLEYSAFMEVQRDPDTYSKHLFVHIGQTNPSYSDPLLEAVDIRQIYDKFPEKKGGLKELYEKGPQNSFFLVKFWADLNSSGIQDGPGSFYGVSSQYSSSENMTITVSTKVCSFGKQVVEKVETEYARMEGGRYLYRIHRSPMCEYMINFIHKLRHLPEKYMMNSVLENFTILQVVTNRDTQETLLCIAFVFEVSTSEHGAQYHVYRLVKD, encoded by the exons ATGCGGGTGAAACCGGGCGCGCTCATGGCCCTG AGTCTTTTGTTGACCTTCCAGGACTGTCTGGCGGATATTTATGAGTGCCTCATGGTCGGTGCATTTGCCCATGATGGCCTAGACG TGCGGGGCTCTCGGTTGGGCCCAGGGGGAGCCGCCACCATTGCATCCAACGAGTGGAGCGCCAACGGCAGCCCAGAGGAGGGCCGCGAGGATGGGGCTGATGGGCTGGACAAGGCGGGCATCGACGGGGACGCCGAGGGCGTGTGGAGCCCCGACATCGAGCAGAGCTTTCAGGAGGCGCTCGCCATCTACCCTCCCTGCGGGCGCCGGAAGATCATCCTCTCCGACGAGGGCAAGATGTATG GTCGCAATGAGTTGATAGCAAGATACATTAAGCTGCGTACTGGAAAGACAAGGACAAGGAAGCAG GTCTCTAGCCATTTGCAGGTTCTTGCGCGGAGAAAGTCACGCGAGATTCAGTCAAAGCTGAAG GCCATGAACTTG GACCAGGCTTCCAAAGACAAGGCCCTGCAAAGCATGGCCGCTCTGTCCTCGGCTCAGATCGTCTCGGCGAGCGTGATGAAGAGCCAGCTGGCCCACATGTCCCAGCCCCCTTACCCCCCACCTACCCGG TTTTGGCCTGGCCCCATCCCAGGACAACCTGGACCTTCTCAGGA CATCAAACCATTCGCACAAAGCCCGTATCCCAACCTACAACCCCCTGTGCCCACACCTATATCAA GTTACGAGCCTTTATCCACTCCACTCCCTCCGGCGGCGACAGCAGTACCAGTGTGGCAGGACCGGACCATCGCCTCATCCAAACTGCGTATGCTTGAATACTCTGCCTTCATGGAGGTGCAGAGAGACCCTGACACA TACAGCAAACACCTTTTTGTCCACATTGGGCAGACGAACCCCTCTTACAGTGACCCCCTCCTGGAGGCTGTGGACATTCGGCAGATTTATGACAAGTTCCCTGAGAAGAAAGGAGGGCTGAAGGAGCTTTATGAGAAAGGACCACAAAACTCCTTCTTCCTTGTTAAGTTTTGG GCCGATCTAAACAGCAGTGGAATCCAGGATGGTCCAGGCTCCTTCTACGGTGTCAGCAGTCAGTACAGCAGCTCAGAGAACATGACTATCACAGTCTCCACAAAGGTCTGCTCCTTTGGGAAACAAGTGGTGGAAAAAGTGGAG ACGGAGTATGCTCGCATGGAGGGTGGGAGGTATCTGTATCGGATCCACCGCTCACCCATGTGTGAGTACATGATCAACTTCATCCACAAGCTGAGGCACTTGCCTGAGAAGTACATGATGAACAGTGTGCTGGAGAACTTCACCATCTTACAG GTTGTGACAAATCGAGACACCCAGGAGACCCTCCTGTGCATAGCTTTTGTTTTTGAAGTGTCTACGAGTGAGCATGGGGCACAGTACCATGTCTACAGGCTTGTAAAGGACTAA